In a genomic window of Anoxybacter fermentans:
- the rsxE gene encoding electron transport complex subunit RsxE, translating into MPSRENVNNLWRDLTNGLWNENPVFRLVLGMCPTLAVTNAALNGLAMGLATSFVLIFSEIIISLAKNLIPSKVRIPSYIIVIATFVTIADYGMKAFYPDLAEVLGLFIPLIVVNCLILGRNEAFASKNSVVNSIMDAVGMGLGFTWALTLLGAIREILGMGTIFGKAIPFFTTWWEPWTIMVLPAGAFLTLGVLLGIMNYMTRSK; encoded by the coding sequence ATGCCTTCCCGCGAAAATGTTAATAACTTGTGGCGGGATTTGACTAATGGGTTATGGAATGAAAACCCGGTTTTCCGCCTGGTTTTAGGTATGTGCCCTACTCTGGCTGTAACCAATGCCGCTTTAAATGGTCTGGCAATGGGTTTAGCCACCTCCTTTGTATTGATTTTTTCTGAGATTATCATCTCCCTGGCCAAGAATCTTATTCCGTCTAAAGTACGGATTCCAAGTTATATTATCGTTATTGCAACTTTTGTTACCATTGCTGATTATGGTATGAAAGCTTTTTATCCTGATTTAGCGGAAGTATTGGGACTCTTTATCCCATTGATTGTTGTTAACTGTCTGATCCTTGGCCGGAATGAAGCTTTTGCTTCAAAGAATTCGGTAGTTAACTCAATTATGGATGCTGTTGGTATGGGTCTTGGTTTTACCTGGGCATTGACTTTGTTAGGAGCTATTCGTGAAATTTTAGGTATGGGTACTATTTTTGGTAAAGCTATTCCATTCTTCACAACCTGGTGGGAACCCTGGACTATTATGGTTCTGCCAGCTGGTGCTTTCTTGACCTTAGGAGTACTCCTCGGTATCATGAATTACATGACCAGGTCGAAATAA
- a CDS encoding precorrin-2 dehydrogenase/sirohydrochlorin ferrochelatase family protein translates to MYYHYPVALRLKGKVCLVVGGGQVAYRKVLSLLECGTKVKLVSPQLIEELRQLVEKGKVIYFQRKFTEKDLDGVFLVIGATDDRQVNSRIGELAQKRNLLVNIVDQPEDCNFIVPAIHRTGALTIAITTEGKSPALAGKIRRELAKYYPEVYGLALDWLGEIRSFVQTHLSDQRSRRKILISLASDLVELLKKGQIHQALERVQLSLADIPESEKFIKELMSKNKEWLEMRDYSEDHQNR, encoded by the coding sequence ATGTATTATCATTATCCTGTTGCTTTGCGGTTAAAGGGGAAGGTATGTCTGGTAGTCGGCGGAGGGCAGGTAGCCTATCGAAAGGTACTATCACTTTTGGAATGTGGTACAAAAGTAAAGCTGGTGAGTCCCCAGTTGATAGAAGAACTTAGGCAACTGGTGGAAAAAGGGAAAGTTATTTATTTTCAGAGAAAATTTACTGAAAAAGATCTGGATGGGGTTTTTCTGGTTATCGGTGCAACCGATGATCGTCAAGTCAATAGCCGAATTGGGGAGTTAGCTCAAAAAAGAAATCTTTTGGTCAATATTGTGGATCAACCTGAGGATTGTAATTTTATTGTCCCAGCTATACATCGGACTGGAGCTTTAACCATTGCTATTACTACTGAAGGAAAAAGTCCTGCACTTGCGGGAAAGATCAGACGGGAATTGGCTAAATATTATCCGGAAGTCTACGGGCTTGCTCTGGATTGGTTAGGAGAGATAAGATCCTTTGTCCAGACTCATCTATCTGATCAAAGAAGTCGACGAAAAATTTTAATTAGTCTTGCTTCTGATCTGGTTGAATTGTTAAAAAAAGGCCAGATTCATCAGGCCCTAGAGAGGGTGCAATTATCTTTAGCTGATATACCTGAAAGTGAGAAATTTATAAAAGAACTTATGTCTAAAAATAAGGAATGGTTGGAAATGAGGGATTATAGTGAAGACCATCAGAATCGGTAG
- a CDS encoding class I SAM-dependent methyltransferase, translating to MNFPNRLQLEEIYREIGFTNVRSFPLIGGVVAVHVGEKRS from the coding sequence ATTAATTTTCCTAACCGTCTTCAATTAGAAGAAATTTATAGAGAGATTGGGTTTACTAATGTAAGAAGTTTTCCTCTTATTGGAGGAGTTGTTGCTGTTCATGTAGGAGAGAAGAGGAGTTAG
- the hemC gene encoding hydroxymethylbilane synthase, producing MIVKTIRIGSRGSLLALTQTNWVKERLKEANPDCHFEIVKIKTRGDQILDRSLAKVGGKGLFIKEIEQALLDGQIDLAVHSLKDMPARVPEGLKIGAITNREDPRDVLITKTGVTLSELPLKARIGTSSLRRKALLLAYRQDLIIVPIRGNIHTRLRKLEEENLDGIILAAAGLNRMGWRDRVSQYLDPDFFIPAVGQGALAIEIREDDTYISQLVAGLDHSETRAAVTAERGLLERLEGSCQIPVGAYGRCQGQIVTLTGFVADLTGSRVIRRTKQSLKGDAHKLGIELAEIILAEGGTELLTEIKQELKKK from the coding sequence ATTATAGTGAAGACCATCAGAATCGGTAGCCGTGGTAGCCTTCTGGCGCTGACCCAGACTAATTGGGTAAAAGAGAGGTTAAAAGAAGCTAACCCGGATTGTCATTTTGAAATTGTAAAGATAAAGACCAGAGGAGATCAGATCTTAGATCGTTCCTTAGCAAAAGTAGGTGGGAAAGGGCTTTTTATAAAGGAAATTGAGCAGGCCTTATTGGATGGTCAGATCGACCTGGCGGTGCATAGCTTAAAGGATATGCCTGCAAGAGTTCCGGAAGGTTTAAAGATAGGGGCCATAACCAATCGGGAAGATCCACGGGATGTGTTGATCACAAAAACGGGAGTTACTTTAAGTGAACTTCCTTTAAAAGCACGAATTGGAACCAGTAGTTTAAGACGAAAGGCACTACTTCTAGCCTATCGTCAGGACCTTATAATTGTGCCAATAAGGGGTAATATACATACGCGCTTACGAAAGCTTGAGGAAGAAAATCTGGATGGAATTATATTAGCCGCAGCCGGTTTAAACCGGATGGGTTGGCGAGATAGAGTAAGTCAATATTTAGATCCTGATTTCTTTATTCCTGCTGTTGGCCAGGGGGCATTGGCCATTGAGATTCGTGAAGATGATACATATATTTCTCAGTTGGTGGCTGGTCTGGATCATTCTGAGACCAGAGCTGCAGTAACGGCTGAACGGGGTTTATTAGAACGGTTGGAAGGAAGCTGTCAGATTCCCGTAGGAGCTTATGGCCGCTGCCAGGGTCAGATAGTAACACTGACGGGATTTGTGGCGGATTTGACAGGTAGTCGAGTAATTCGTCGGACAAAACAGAGTTTAAAAGGGGACGCTCATAAATTAGGAATAGAGTTGGCAGAAATAATTCTTGCAGAAGGTGGTACAGAACTTTTAACTGAAATTAAACAGGAGTTGAAAAAGAAATGA
- the cobA gene encoding uroporphyrinogen-III C-methyltransferase, which translates to MKKKGKVYLVGAGPGDPGLITVKGLNCIREADMIVYDRLVNPLLLREVKDGAELKYVGKSVNHHTLSQNEINRLLVNEALKGKIVTRLKCGDPFIFGRGGEEAEELAKAGIDFEVVPGITSAIAVPAYGGIPLTHREINSTVTFITGHEDPLKEETAVDWEHLAKEKGTLVFLMGVGNLPKIVKQLLKYGHSPETPVALIQWGTRPEQRTVTGKLTNIVEKVREARITPPAIIVVGEVVRLRENLNWFETKPLFKKRILITRARHQAGELSCLLQNLGAKVIECPTIKITPPKDWKPLDERIKRLSEYQWVIFTSVNGVEYFMHRLFANGLDVRALGNVRIATIGSATAKKLKDYGLIADFIPDKFIAEELASGLAEITDLKGAKILIPRAASARVLLVEKLKEAGAKVDEVATYQTVLGDGLKELPMLFKKGKIQVVTFTSSSTVRNLAEFLYPQSFGQMLKNVIVACIGPITANTVKELGGHVDLIAMEHTITGLVESLVRYFA; encoded by the coding sequence ATGAAAAAGAAAGGAAAAGTTTATCTTGTAGGAGCAGGGCCCGGTGATCCCGGGCTTATTACAGTGAAAGGATTAAACTGTATTCGTGAAGCGGATATGATTGTTTATGATCGGTTAGTAAATCCTCTTTTATTAAGGGAAGTAAAAGATGGAGCAGAGTTAAAATATGTAGGTAAATCGGTTAACCATCATACATTATCACAAAATGAGATTAACCGTTTGCTGGTCAACGAAGCTTTAAAAGGTAAAATTGTTACCCGGTTAAAATGCGGAGATCCTTTCATTTTTGGCCGGGGCGGTGAAGAGGCAGAAGAATTAGCTAAAGCGGGAATTGATTTTGAAGTTGTTCCCGGAATAACTTCAGCTATTGCAGTACCAGCCTATGGTGGGATACCCCTTACTCACCGGGAGATAAATTCGACTGTAACTTTTATAACTGGTCATGAAGACCCTTTAAAAGAAGAAACGGCAGTTGATTGGGAACATCTGGCTAAAGAAAAAGGAACTCTGGTCTTTCTTATGGGTGTAGGAAACCTACCTAAGATTGTAAAGCAGCTTTTAAAATACGGTCATTCTCCTGAAACACCTGTTGCTTTAATCCAGTGGGGGACACGGCCGGAACAGAGAACTGTTACAGGAAAGTTGACCAATATCGTTGAAAAAGTCCGTGAGGCAAGAATTACCCCACCTGCTATAATTGTAGTTGGAGAGGTTGTAAGGCTCAGAGAAAATCTTAACTGGTTTGAAACGAAACCTCTTTTTAAAAAGCGGATTCTTATTACCCGTGCCCGACATCAAGCTGGTGAACTTTCCTGTCTGCTTCAGAATCTGGGGGCAAAGGTAATAGAATGTCCTACCATTAAAATTACTCCCCCTAAAGATTGGAAACCTCTGGATGAAAGAATCAAAAGATTATCAGAATATCAGTGGGTAATATTTACCAGTGTTAATGGAGTAGAGTATTTTATGCATAGACTTTTTGCCAATGGCCTGGATGTTCGGGCATTGGGTAATGTACGAATTGCGACCATAGGATCAGCAACAGCTAAAAAACTTAAAGATTATGGATTAATAGCTGATTTTATTCCTGATAAGTTTATCGCTGAAGAATTGGCATCTGGTCTTGCAGAGATAACTGATTTAAAAGGTGCAAAAATTCTTATACCTCGTGCAGCTTCAGCAAGAGTTCTTCTGGTTGAAAAATTAAAAGAAGCAGGGGCTAAGGTAGATGAAGTAGCAACTTATCAGACGGTTCTAGGAGATGGTCTAAAAGAATTACCAATGTTATTTAAGAAAGGAAAAATTCAGGTAGTCACTTTTACTAGTTCTTCTACGGTGCGAAATTTAGCGGAATTTTTATACCCACAATCTTTTGGTCAAATGCTTAAAAATGTGATAGTCGCCTGTATTGGTCCAATTACTGCTAATACAGTAAAAGAGTTGGGTGGTCATGTGGATTTGATTGCAATGGAACATACAATTACCGGTTTAGTTGAGAGTCTTGTCCGATATTTTGCTTAA
- the moaA gene encoding GTP 3',8-cyclase MoaA → MRKLKDQFGRKIEYLRLSITDRCNLRCKYCMPAEGVKSIPHDEILRYEEYLRIIGVLIQLGIRKIRITGGEPTVRKGIVGFIRALHHLPGIEDLAMTTNGTLLDKLALHLKDAGLNRVNISLDTLKPEKYREITRGGDFSKCWAGIQAAIQTGLNPVKLNVVVQRGFNTDEILDFARLTFEQSIHVRFIEFMSKEAASESLFFSNNETLKILKELAPLEKISKEFGAGPARYFQYKGAKGKIGLISPISHQFCASCNRIRLTAEGKLLLCLGSDRYLDLKTPLRHGISDEELIDLINNALQEKPQGHQFGRKGIMRLMSSIGG, encoded by the coding sequence ATGAGAAAGCTTAAAGATCAATTTGGACGTAAAATTGAATATCTTCGCCTGTCTATTACCGACCGCTGTAATTTGCGGTGTAAATATTGCATGCCTGCTGAAGGTGTAAAGAGTATCCCACATGATGAGATTTTGCGCTATGAAGAGTATTTGAGAATTATTGGAGTGTTGATTCAGCTTGGGATCCGTAAAATACGGATTACTGGAGGTGAACCCACTGTCCGGAAAGGGATTGTTGGGTTTATTAGGGCTTTGCACCATCTGCCGGGCATTGAGGATTTAGCTATGACTACTAATGGGACTCTTCTGGATAAATTAGCTCTGCATCTAAAGGATGCTGGATTAAACCGGGTGAATATAAGTCTGGATACTCTCAAACCTGAGAAGTATAGAGAAATAACCCGGGGTGGTGATTTCAGTAAATGTTGGGCAGGGATTCAGGCTGCTATCCAGACAGGCTTGAATCCCGTTAAGCTCAATGTGGTGGTGCAAAGAGGTTTTAACACTGATGAGATTTTAGATTTTGCCAGATTAACTTTTGAGCAATCAATACATGTGCGCTTTATCGAGTTTATGTCTAAAGAGGCGGCAAGTGAATCTTTATTTTTTTCCAATAATGAAACTCTTAAGATTTTAAAAGAGCTGGCGCCTCTTGAAAAAATTAGCAAAGAATTTGGAGCAGGACCTGCCAGATATTTTCAATACAAAGGAGCTAAGGGCAAAATTGGCCTTATAAGTCCCATCAGTCATCAATTCTGTGCTTCGTGTAATAGGATTCGTTTAACAGCAGAAGGAAAATTGCTTCTCTGTCTGGGTTCTGATCGGTACCTGGACTTAAAAACTCCGTTGAGGCATGGAATCTCTGATGAAGAATTAATTGATCTTATCAATAATGCACTACAGGAGAAACCACAAGGACATCAGTTCGGTAGAAAAGGGATAATGCGTTTGATGTCCAGTATTGGTGGATAA
- the hemA gene encoding glutamyl-tRNA reductase, translated as MRFFLLGANYKTAPLELREKMALTRREIGELIQYFLNDERIDEGFILTTCNRTEFYFLINDLSAQDFIWDWLVKRTGLSSDKLKEFTYTYLDRYVVNHLFKVACGLDSMVLGEGQILSQVREAYQLAAEAGGISTIFYQLLNEALRVGKKIRSETKIARNGVSIPVAAVELVKKIFPDLSRIKAMVLGAGEMGQLALELLYNAGVKDLVIVNRSKKKRYELAQRFGGTPFSWEEKRAALTFVDLVISSTSAPHYVVKVEDLKEQLRDEKHPLVLIDIAVPRDVEPGVEELQGIKVFNIDDLQQVAYILSFTGHNEIQTAEEMIKKEEEKFARWLEIRKVHPIIKALRERAEEIRRQEMNKMKSRLEALGENGQEVVMDLTHKIIAKLLHEPTVQLKKLAIQEDSESYLSMVCQLYNLKIPEKKQVR; from the coding sequence GTGAGATTTTTCCTATTGGGAGCAAATTATAAAACAGCACCCCTTGAGCTTAGAGAGAAGATGGCTCTTACCAGACGGGAGATAGGGGAACTAATCCAATATTTTCTCAACGATGAACGAATAGATGAAGGATTTATTCTTACTACTTGTAACCGGACTGAGTTTTATTTTTTGATCAATGACCTCAGTGCCCAGGATTTTATATGGGACTGGCTTGTGAAACGGACAGGTTTATCCAGTGATAAGCTTAAAGAGTTTACGTATACTTATCTAGATCGTTATGTGGTAAACCATCTTTTTAAAGTAGCTTGTGGGTTAGATTCTATGGTCTTGGGTGAAGGCCAGATTCTGTCCCAGGTACGTGAGGCATATCAACTTGCTGCCGAGGCAGGGGGAATTTCAACTATTTTTTATCAACTATTGAATGAAGCACTAAGGGTTGGCAAGAAGATCCGGTCGGAGACGAAGATTGCTCGAAATGGGGTATCAATTCCTGTGGCAGCGGTGGAATTGGTGAAAAAGATATTCCCCGATTTGAGTAGGATAAAAGCAATGGTATTAGGAGCTGGGGAGATGGGTCAGCTGGCCCTTGAATTACTCTATAACGCTGGTGTAAAGGATCTTGTGATTGTCAATCGCAGTAAAAAAAAGCGGTATGAACTGGCCCAGCGTTTTGGAGGAACTCCTTTCTCCTGGGAAGAGAAGCGGGCCGCCCTTACTTTTGTAGACCTGGTCATCTCTTCCACCAGTGCACCCCATTATGTGGTTAAAGTAGAGGATTTAAAGGAACAGTTAAGAGATGAAAAGCATCCACTGGTTCTTATTGATATAGCAGTACCGCGGGATGTGGAACCTGGAGTAGAAGAACTTCAAGGTATAAAGGTTTTTAATATTGATGACTTACAGCAGGTAGCGTACATTTTAAGTTTCACTGGTCATAATGAGATACAAACTGCTGAAGAAATGATTAAAAAAGAAGAGGAAAAATTTGCCCGCTGGCTTGAAATTAGAAAGGTCCATCCTATTATAAAGGCTTTAAGAGAAAGGGCTGAAGAGATTCGCCGGCAGGAGATGAATAAGATGAAAAGCCGGTTAGAAGCCCTCGGTGAAAATGGTCAGGAAGTTGTAATGGACCTGACACATAAAATTATTGCTAAACTTTTACACGAACCTACAGTCCAATTAAAGAAACTGGCTATTCAAGAAGATTCGGAATCTTACCTTTCGATGGTCTGCCAGCTCTATAACCTTAAGATTCCCGAAAAGAAGCAGGTAAGATAA
- the hemL gene encoding glutamate-1-semialdehyde 2,1-aminomutase — protein MEFTKSRRAFEEAKKVIPGGVNSPVRALKAVGCDPVFISRAKGAWLYDIDGNQFIDYIGSWGPMIVGHAHPDVVAALEEVISLGTSFGAPTELETMLAQMVLEAFPSMDKVRMVNSGTEATMSAIRLARAYTDRDLIVKMEGCYHGHADSLLIKAGSGATTLGVPTSPGVPQDFARNTISVPYNDLEILRQVFAERGEEIAAVILEPIPGNMGVVLPKEGYLTGLRELTKEYGALLIFDEVITGFRVAYGGAQELYGIDPDITCLGKIIGGGLPVGAYGGKEEIMAQVAPEGPVYQAGTLSGNPLAMAAGIATLRLLKNPGVYDHLWLMGKRLEDGIKQNLAELEIPAYFNRCGSMFTLFFTDKEVYDYQTALSSNTELYAKYFSGMLKEGIYLAPSQFEAGFISLAHTESEIDQTIEANYKVLYELKLKKDI, from the coding sequence ATGGAATTTACTAAATCCAGACGGGCTTTCGAAGAAGCAAAAAAAGTGATTCCTGGGGGAGTGAATAGCCCTGTTCGGGCTTTGAAAGCTGTAGGCTGTGATCCTGTTTTCATAAGTCGGGCTAAAGGTGCATGGTTATATGATATTGATGGAAATCAGTTTATAGATTATATTGGTTCCTGGGGCCCTATGATTGTAGGTCATGCCCACCCGGATGTTGTAGCAGCTTTAGAAGAAGTGATTAGTCTGGGGACAAGTTTTGGCGCACCTACCGAACTTGAGACAATGCTTGCTCAGATGGTTTTGGAAGCTTTTCCATCAATGGATAAGGTCAGGATGGTAAATTCGGGTACAGAAGCAACCATGAGCGCAATCAGGCTGGCCCGGGCTTATACCGATCGGGATTTGATTGTTAAAATGGAGGGGTGTTATCACGGTCATGCTGATTCATTATTAATTAAAGCAGGGTCTGGTGCTACCACTCTGGGGGTACCGACAAGTCCAGGGGTTCCTCAAGATTTTGCCCGTAATACCATCTCTGTACCCTATAATGATCTTGAAATTTTACGCCAGGTCTTTGCTGAACGGGGTGAAGAGATTGCAGCAGTAATTCTTGAACCGATTCCTGGTAATATGGGAGTGGTCTTACCTAAAGAAGGGTATCTGACCGGGCTTAGGGAATTAACTAAGGAATATGGAGCGCTTCTCATTTTTGATGAAGTGATAACTGGTTTTCGAGTTGCTTATGGAGGTGCCCAGGAACTTTACGGAATTGATCCTGATATAACATGTCTTGGAAAGATTATCGGAGGCGGACTGCCAGTTGGGGCATACGGTGGCAAAGAAGAGATTATGGCACAGGTGGCACCGGAAGGACCTGTCTATCAGGCAGGTACCCTTTCAGGTAATCCGTTGGCAATGGCTGCGGGAATTGCCACTTTGCGCTTACTCAAAAACCCGGGTGTTTATGATCACCTCTGGTTGATGGGTAAACGGTTGGAAGATGGAATTAAACAAAACCTGGCTGAATTGGAGATTCCAGCTTATTTTAACCGGTGTGGTTCTATGTTTACTCTCTTTTTTACCGATAAAGAGGTTTATGATTATCAGACTGCCTTAAGCAGTAATACTGAGTTATATGCTAAATATTTTAGTGGTATGTTAAAAGAGGGTATTTATCTGGCTCCATCCCAGTTTGAAGCCGGGTTTATTTCTCTTGCACATACTGAGTCTGAGATTGACCAGACTATTGAAGCTAACTATAAAGTATTATATGAACTTAAATTAAAAAAGGATATTTAA
- a CDS encoding RnfABCDGE type electron transport complex subunit G, with amino-acid sequence MKEMPRLVIVLTVIAILSGLVLTFTFNVTNEKIIRNAEIKRKAAIRDVLPGLASYEVKQKGSLSYYQGYDTNGNPIGIAIEAYGGGFQGEIKLMIGLIPDEKKISAIKVLSHLETPGLGARITEESFKSNFKDKPFGDYTVVKRPARNKYEVEAISGATISSEAVTSIVENTLEAVKEAFGGEW; translated from the coding sequence ATGAAAGAAATGCCCAGACTGGTTATTGTTTTAACGGTAATTGCCATTCTTTCTGGTTTGGTACTGACTTTTACTTTTAATGTTACCAATGAGAAGATTATTCGTAATGCAGAAATTAAAAGAAAAGCTGCTATTAGAGATGTATTGCCAGGTCTTGCGTCTTATGAAGTTAAGCAAAAAGGTTCCCTATCTTATTATCAGGGTTATGATACCAATGGGAATCCTATTGGTATTGCTATTGAGGCTTATGGTGGCGGATTCCAGGGCGAGATTAAACTGATGATCGGATTGATTCCTGATGAAAAGAAGATCTCTGCTATCAAAGTTTTAAGCCATTTAGAAACTCCTGGTTTAGGCGCAAGGATTACAGAAGAAAGTTTTAAGTCCAATTTTAAAGATAAACCTTTTGGTGACTATACTGTAGTTAAGCGTCCTGCCCGGAATAAATATGAGGTGGAAGCTATTTCCGGTGCGACTATTTCATCTGAGGCAGTAACATCTATTGTTGAGAATACCCTTGAAGCTGTAAAAGAAGCGTTTGGAGGTGAATGGTAA
- a CDS encoding RnfABCDGE type electron transport complex subunit B, producing the protein MANLYISALLSMGALGAFFATGLAIASKKFAVEVDPRIEQIEAVLPGANCGGCGHPGCSSFADAVVAGNAEINGCPVGGSEVAEKIAEIMGVSADAGERKIAQVLCKGGSSVATQRSEYRGIQSCRAATAVGGGSKGCEYGCLGFGDCAAACPFGAITMSDDNLPVIDPELCTGCGKCVGACPKSIITLVGESRKNHIRCSAYLSGKEVRQVCKVGCIGCGICAKNCPVGAIEMKDNLAVMIYEKCINCGICAEKCPMGTIDFYGKKVEEIKINDKCIGCTLCARVCPVSAIKGEVKQKHEIDPETCIKCGLCYTKCKKDAIDVKYKK; encoded by the coding sequence GTGGCTAATTTATATATATCAGCCCTGCTTAGCATGGGTGCTCTAGGGGCATTCTTTGCTACCGGGCTTGCAATTGCATCAAAGAAATTTGCTGTCGAAGTAGATCCACGAATTGAACAAATTGAAGCTGTTTTACCGGGGGCCAACTGTGGTGGATGTGGTCATCCAGGTTGCAGCAGTTTTGCTGATGCTGTTGTGGCTGGAAATGCAGAAATCAACGGTTGTCCTGTAGGCGGTTCTGAAGTTGCTGAAAAAATTGCTGAGATTATGGGTGTTTCTGCAGATGCAGGCGAGAGAAAAATAGCTCAGGTACTCTGTAAAGGTGGTAGTTCTGTTGCTACGCAGCGTTCCGAGTACCGCGGTATTCAGAGCTGTCGTGCTGCTACTGCTGTTGGTGGAGGCAGTAAGGGTTGTGAATACGGTTGTTTAGGATTTGGTGATTGTGCTGCTGCCTGCCCATTTGGAGCCATTACCATGAGTGATGATAATCTGCCTGTTATTGACCCTGAACTCTGTACGGGTTGTGGTAAATGTGTAGGGGCATGTCCTAAATCAATTATCACTCTGGTAGGCGAATCCCGTAAAAACCACATCCGTTGTTCTGCCTATCTTAGCGGGAAAGAAGTACGTCAGGTTTGTAAGGTGGGATGTATCGGCTGTGGTATCTGTGCTAAAAATTGCCCGGTTGGTGCAATTGAGATGAAAGATAATCTGGCGGTTATGATTTATGAAAAGTGTATTAACTGCGGTATTTGTGCTGAGAAATGTCCAATGGGTACCATTGATTTCTACGGTAAAAAGGTAGAAGAGATTAAAATTAATGATAAGTGTATTGGCTGCACGTTATGTGCACGGGTCTGCCCGGTCTCTGCCATCAAGGGTGAAGTCAAGCAGAAACACGAAATCGACCCAGAAACCTGTATCAAATGCGGTCTCTGCTACACTAAGTGTAAAAAAGATGCCATTGATGTGAAATATAAAAAGTAA
- the rsxA gene encoding electron transport complex subunit RsxA codes for MEFITDLLLIFVASVLVNNFVLSRFLGICPFLGVSKQVETAFSMGMATTFVMTITAMCAYFIQNYILVPLNLEYLQYVSFILVIASLVQLVEMFIKKVSPVLYKALGIFLPLITTNCAILGLALLIPLKGYGFMQSTVFGLGAGAGFTLAIVLIAGIRETLQFADIPEALKGVPITLIVAGLMALAFMGFSGLIPM; via the coding sequence GTGGAATTTATTACTGATCTGTTGCTAATTTTTGTTGCGTCAGTTTTGGTTAACAATTTTGTTTTGTCCAGATTCTTAGGGATATGTCCCTTCCTGGGTGTTTCTAAACAGGTTGAGACAGCATTTAGTATGGGGATGGCTACAACTTTTGTTATGACTATAACAGCTATGTGTGCTTACTTTATTCAAAACTATATTCTGGTTCCATTAAATCTAGAATATTTACAGTATGTATCATTTATTTTGGTTATTGCTTCATTGGTACAGTTGGTAGAGATGTTTATAAAAAAGGTAAGTCCTGTACTTTATAAAGCTTTAGGAATTTTTTTACCGCTGATTACTACTAACTGTGCGATTTTGGGTCTGGCACTCCTTATACCATTGAAAGGTTATGGTTTTATGCAAAGTACTGTTTTTGGACTGGGTGCTGGGGCAGGTTTTACTCTGGCTATCGTTCTTATTGCTGGAATCCGGGAGACCTTACAGTTTGCTGATATTCCGGAGGCTTTGAAAGGTGTTCCTATTACCCTGATTGTTGCAGGTCTTATGGCTCTGGCATTTATGGGCTTCTCCGGGCTGATTCCAATGTAA